Proteins encoded within one genomic window of Brassica rapa cultivar Chiifu-401-42 chromosome A09, CAAS_Brap_v3.01, whole genome shotgun sequence:
- the LOC103837031 gene encoding uncharacterized protein At3g28850, which yields MGCASSKHHRKKCIHCRRGYSPVDIQRSKSVRHPSQRSDDSPHMVPLSSSSFGSLKLCDYSFGQDHKDLLDFSGKLVADGTGDGFGPKEVRARPDKERSSLEMQAKLMEAKVWSSMMSEKIPKIVPKTPIVTPPGEPETINTWEMMDGLEDGLRSPNHVSSFSFEVARGGDCERTKSNCDLKPLWLQMEEEGLDDFDPEIISSFRKSLQELPSNHPFHISVNDLKLNPQFEFSDEEEEEEEAVGKDKVILYFTSLRGIRKTYEESCDVRVILKSLGIRVDERDVSMHSGFKDELKELLGDKFSNGVGITLPRVFLGRKYLGGAEEIRKLNEDGKLEKLLRGCERVEENRDGNGLECEACGDVRFVPCETCSGSCKVYYEDEDDEEDDEDDEDESVKGGREYGFQTCPDCNENGLIRCPLCCV from the coding sequence ATGGGCTGTGCGAGCTCGAAGCACCACCGCAAGAAATGCATCCATTGCCGGAGAGGATATTCTCCGGTAGACATTCAGCGAAGCAAATCTGTTCGCCACCCATCGCAACGCTCCGACGATAGCCCCCACATGGTCCCTCTCAGCTCCTCCAGCTTCGGATCTCTCAAGCTCTGCGACTACTCTTTCGGACAAGACCACAAAGACTTGCTAGACTTCAGCGGGAAGCTTGTCGCCGACGGAACAGGAGATGGGTTTGGTCCTAAGGAAGTCAGAGCGAGGCCCGACAAGGAGAGGTCGAGTTTGGAAATGCAGGCTAAGCTCATGGAAGCTAAAGTATGGTCAAGTATGATGAGCGAGAAGATCCCCAAGATTGTGCCTAAGACTCCTATCGTGACGCCTCCGGGAGAGCCGGAGACGATCAATACTTGGGAGATGATGGACGGGCTTGAAGATGGTCTTCGTTCACCAAACCACGTTAGCAGCTTCTCCTTTGAAGTTGCTCGTGGTGGTGATTGTGAACGTACCAAGTCGAATTGTGATCTAAAGCCATTGTGGCTTCAGATGGAGGAAGAAGGGCTCGACGATTTTGATCCTGAGATCATTTCTTCGTTCAGGAAGTCTCTCCAAGAACTCCCTTCTAATCATCCTTTCCACATTTCGGTTAATGATTTGAAACTAAACCCACAGTTTGAGTtctctgatgaagaagaagaggaggaggaagctgTTGGTAAAGACAAAGTGATACTCTACTTCACAAGCCTTAGAGGTATAAGGAAGACATATGAAGAAAGCTGTGATGTTAGAGTTATACTGAAAAGCCTTGGGATTAGAGTGGATGAGCGAGATGTATCGATGCATTCGGGTTTTAAAGATGAGCTGAAGGAGCTGCTAGGTGATAAATTTAGCAATGGTGTTGGGATCACATTGCCTAGAGTTTTCTTGGGGAGGAAGTATCTTGGAGGAGCTGAGGAGATTAGGAAGTTGAATGAAGATGGGAAGCTTGAGAAGCTTCTACGAGGATGCGAGAGGGTGGAAGAAAACAGAGATGGTAATGGGCTAGAATGTGAGGCTTGTGGAGATGTAAGGTTTGTGCCTTGTGAGACATGTTCAGGGAGTTGCAAAGTGTACTATGAAGATGAagacgatgaagaagatgatgaagatgatgaagatgagagtGTAAAGGGAGGAAGAGAGTATGGGTTTCAAACATGTCCTGATTGTAATGAGAATGGACTCATTAGATGTCCTCTTTGTTGTGTTTGA
- the LOC103837033 gene encoding transcription factor PRE5: MSNRRSRQSSSALRISDDQMIDLVSKLRVLLPEIRERRRSDKVSASKVLQETCNYIRKLHREVDNLSDRLSQLLDSVDEDSQEAAVIRSLLM, encoded by the exons ATGTCTAACAGAAGATCAAGACAATCTTCAAGTGCTCTGAGGATCTCCGATGACCAGATGATCGACCTCGTAAGTAAGCTCCGTGTTCTTTTGCCTGAGATTCGTGAACGACGCCGTTCTGACAAG gtGTCAGCATCGAAGGTACTACAAGAGACATGCAACTACATAAGAAAGCTGCATAGAGAAGTTGACAATCTCAGTGACCGTTTGTCGCAGCTCCTCGACTCAGTTGATGAAGATAGCCAAGAAGCTGCCGTCATTAGAAGCTTACTTATGTAA